A part of Salvelinus sp. IW2-2015 unplaced genomic scaffold, ASM291031v2 Un_scaffold4386, whole genome shotgun sequence genomic DNA contains:
- the LOC112077213 gene encoding histone demethylase UTY-like, translating to MLSFFLLYLSPGRLFLRFSHLEAEGKVEPELFCQLGHFNLLLEEYAKALSAYQRYYSLQSDYWKNAAFLYGLGMVYFHYNAFQWAIKAFQEVLYIDPSFTSQGDPPATRPHV from the exons ATGCTGAGTTTCTTCTTGCTGTATTTGTCCCCAGGCCGTCTGTTCCTACGATTCTCTCATCTTGAGGCTGAAGGGAAAGTGGAGCCAGAGTTATTCTGCCAGCTAGGCCACTTCAACCTCCTCCTGGAGGAGTACGCTAAAG CATTATCAGCATACCAGAGGTACTACAGCTTACAGTCCGACTACTGGAAG AATGCTGCCTTCCTATATGGCCTGGGCATGGTCTACTTCCATTACAACGCCTTTCAGTG GGCAATTAAAGCTTTCCAGGAGGTGCTCTACATCGACCCCAGTTTCACGAGCCAAGGAGATCCACCTGCGACTCGGCCTCATGTTTAA